One stretch of Gopherus flavomarginatus isolate rGopFla2 chromosome 2, rGopFla2.mat.asm, whole genome shotgun sequence DNA includes these proteins:
- the PHYHIP gene encoding phytanoyl-CoA hydroxylase-interacting protein, producing the protein MELLSTPRSIEINNITCDSFRISWAMDGGDLERVTHYFIDLNKKENKNSNKFKHRDVPTKLVAKAVPLPMTVRGHWFLSPRTEYSVAVQTAVKQSDGEYLVSGWSETVEFCTGDYAKEHLAQLQEKAELIAGRMLRFSVFYRNQHKEYFQHVRMHCGNVMKPSLKDNSGSHGSPTSGMLHGIFFSCNTEFNTGQPPQDSPYGRYRFQIPALRLFSPNTNLYFADFYCMYTAYHYVVLVLAPKGSPGDHFCQERLPQLDISCNKFLTCCMENGELVYHHAQDIILEVIYTEPVDLSLGVLGEISGHQLMSLSTADAKKDPSCKTCNISVGR; encoded by the exons ATGGAGCTGCTGTCCACCCCCCGCAGCATTGAGATCAACAACATCACGTGTGACTCGTTCCGGATCTCCTGGGCCATGGACGGGGGAGACCTGGAGAGAGTCACCCACTACTTCATTGACCTGAACAAGAAGGAGAACAAGAACTCCAACAAATTCAAACACAGG GATGTGCCCACCAAGCTGGTCGCCAAGGCAGTCCCACTGCCCATGACTGTGAGGGGCCACTGGTTCCTGAGCCCCAGGACAGAATACAGCGTGGCCGTGCAGACAGCAGTGAAGCAGAGTGATGGGGAGTACCTGGTGTCTGGCTGGAGCGAGACTGTGGAGTTCTGCACAGGCG ACTATGCTAAGGAGCACCTGGCCCAGCTGCAGGAGAAGGCTGAGCTCATTGCGGGCAGGATGCTCAGATTCTCTGTCTTCTATAGGAACCAGCACAAGGAATATTTCCAGCATGTCAG gatgcattgtgggaatgtgatGAAGCCCTCCCTGAAGGACAACAGCGGGAGCCATGGCTCACCCACCAGTGGCATGCTGCACGGGATCTTCTTCAGCTGCAACACTGAGTTCAACACAGGCCAGCCCCCCCAGGACTCGCCCTATGGCCGCTACCGCTTCCAGATCCCCGCCCTGCGCCTCTTCAGCCCCAACACCAACCTCTACTTTGCGGACTTCTACTGCATGTACACCGCCTACCACTACGTCGTCCTAGTGCTGGCCCCTAAGGGCTCCCCGGGAGACCACTTCTGCCAGGAGCGCCTGCCCCAGCTGGACATTTCCTGCAACAAATTCCTGACCTGTTGCATGGAGAACGGCGAGCTGGTCTATCACCATGCCCAGGACATCATCCTCGAGGTCATATACACCGAGCCCGTCGACCTCAGCCTGGGCGTGCTGGGAGAGATCAGCGGCCACCAACTCATGAGCCTCTCTACTGCTGATGCCAAAAAGGACCCCAGCTGCAAGACGTGCAACATCAGCGTGGGGCGCTAG
- the POLR3D gene encoding DNA-directed RNA polymerase III subunit RPC4, whose amino-acid sequence MSEGSSGNDAGNPGNLRPGLTGARGLIGRRPATPITPGRLPSIRSRDLTLGGVKKKTFTPNIISRKIKEEPKEDISIKKEKKERDRDRQRDGHGRGRGRPEIIQSHSIFEQGPAEMMKKKGTWDKTVDMSDFGPSHIINIKKEKRETDEETKQILRMLEKDDFLDDPRLRNDIRNKPVQLPLAHSGWLFKEEGEDQEDVKPFATSTKEEMMEVDLPSVKVKEEPRDEEDSKEPPAVAKPSQTKAPPGYPQDICVAELLQSLSLTKEEELVFLQLPDTLPGQPPTQDTKPIKTEVQNEEGQMVMVKQEKNQEAKQAENICTLGDLPEGQVGKLLIRKSGKVQLVLGKVTLDVTMGTPCSFLQELVSVGIGDSRTGEMIILGHVKHKLVCSPDFESLLEHRHR is encoded by the exons ATGTCGGAGGGGAGTTCTGGCAACGACGCTGGAAACCCAGGCAACCTCCGGCCTGGACTCACTGGGGCACGGGGGCTGATAGGGAGGAGACCtgccacccccattacccctggGCGCCTACCCTCTATCCGTTCCCGAGACCTTACCCTTGGAGGAGTAAAAAAG aAAACTTTCACCCCCAACATAATTAGCAGGAAGATCAAAGAAGA GCCAAAAGAGGATATCTCCAtcaagaaagagaagaaagagagagatcggGATCGGCAGCGAGATGGCCATGGGCGAGGCAGAGGGAGGCCGGAGATCATTCAGTCTCACTCCATCTTTGAGCAAGGCCCAGCAGAAATGATGAAGAAGAAGG GCACCTGGGATAAGACTGTGGACATGTCAGACTTTGGACCTTCCCACATTATCAACATAAAGAAAGAGAAGAGGGAGACGGACGAGGAAACCAAGCAGATCCTGCGTATGCTGGAAAAGGATGAT TTCCTTGATGACCCACGCTTGAGAAATGACATCCGGAACAAACCAGTTCAGCTGCCCCTGGCCCACTCAGGCTGGCTGTTCAAGGAGGAGGGCGAAGACCAGGAAGATGTGAAGCCTTTCGCCACCAGCACCAAGGAAGAGATGATGGAAGTGGATTTGCCTTCAGTGAAAG TGAAAGAGGAGCCCCGTGATGAGGAGGACTCAAAGGAGCCACCGGCGGTTGCCAAGCCATCTCAGACAAAGGCACCTCCCGGCTACCCGCAAGACATCTGCGTGGCAGAGTTGCTGCAGAGTCTGAGCCTGACCAAAGAAGAGGAGCTGGTCTTCCTGCAGCTGCCAGACACGCTCCCTGGGCAGCCGCCCACGCAGGACACCAAGCCCATCAAAACAGAGGTGCAGAATGAGGAGGGACAGATGGTGATGGTGAAGCAGGAGAAGAACCAG GAGGCCAAGCAGGCTGAGAACATCTGCACCCTGGGGGACCTgccagaagggcaggtggggaagCTGCTGATCCGCAAATCAGGAAAGGTGCAGCTGGTTCTGGGCAAAGTGACTCTGGATGTGACCATGGGGACCCCTTGCTCCTTTTTGCAG